In Chaetodon trifascialis isolate fChaTrf1 chromosome 8, fChaTrf1.hap1, whole genome shotgun sequence, the DNA window CATGTAGTCCTTCTGACAGTCATATGGAGGAAAAGGGAAATTGACCGTCACTCCATTCAGAGTAAGTAAAGACATcgtgtcagcagcagcattaatgAATGTAGCGTTTAATGGCGCACTTCACGTTGGGTTGACTGTCAAAATGTTAGAAGTTCGCGAAAAGTGGTCAAACTAACAATAGATAGAGACCGTCCACTCTCTCAACGACCCCGTGCTTGCCGCCTCACTCTTTCAGTCCACTGCTCATGCGTACTGTGATGACGTCAGCTGGTGCGTTCAAGTACTCACAGAATAATGAGGGTCACATACCACCTGGACTGTCGACAGTTTTTTCAAAGTAGACCATAATGGGCCTTTTTAAAAATTGTATATAACTGACGGTGAAAATGATGTGTAAAGGCACTAATATTTATTACAAACCCGATGCTCAATTATATAAAAACGATACGTGTGGAATTGTTCATTTTGATTCATAAGTAATTCATTTAGACATTTccaataatttgtttttaacataTAATGTAATACTTTGGTAACAGTTTAATCGGCCAATAAATGAATCATATCAACTGTGCTTCAATGTGGCAAAGATGGATTAATTAATTGTGCAAAAAGGGCTACTGAcaaaagctgtaaaacacacTAGTTCAGGTTCACACAGACCATTAAATAGAAACACCACAAACCTCTTCCACATACTCAAGAGGCAAAGTGCATCTTATAGTTTTCTGAAGGCTCTATGACTGGAAGTTGTAACATAAGTCAACACTTaattaatgcattttaaaaagcaacTGATGTAATGACTTCAGTGGGATCAAGAAGAATTTTGAATGATAGTTATTTGTAGGATTGGCTATCAGTTCTTTGGTACTGACCAAGAAGAAAACTGTTATTAAAAGGGTTCAATCACCACAGATTTGCCTTTTTAAGTAATTCAGAAACACTCAAGCTGTATGTTAATAACACATTGTCCACATGTAATATtcacatagtttattttatcATAGTGAAAAGCAATAGTCGTTAAATGCAGCAAGTGGATGCTGGATATCTTATTATCTTATGCCTCTCCAGCTGTGGGCAGAATGATCTTGTGTGGGTCATAGTAGTTCTCCTCAATGAGAGGAAgatcttccttctctctctgctggatCACACGCTCTGCCTCCCTTCTGGCCCACTGGCGCATGCTggaacacacagagagagagagagagagattttctgGTATGGCATCAGGGTGAGAGGCAGCATAGGGTGAGACAGGTCTACTATAGTCTCCTACATTAATTTAGTTATACGCATTTTGTAATTCAAATATAAACATGGAGGGGAAAAGCAACTAAAGGATAGAAGCAAAGTATCCCACAGACTTGAAGAAAAATTTGACAGTGAAAAAAGACAATGACCACAACACTGATGAACACTACGCTGTGCATCAGCGGAATCATGGCTGAGATTTAAGGCTATCCGTTAGATATAAAGACAGAGCTAAACAACTCTTCCTACATGTCTAAACACAATGAACCTAGCTTGCTCAGGGCTTGAATTTGGCAAATTAAGCTGCTTCCTTCTGTAGAACAAAGAAGAGTTTGAACTCTGAATTGACTCTTACTTCTTAATTTATTTTGGTCAAGAAAAATAATAGTCTGCTTTTGATATATGTAGTCATGTGatgtaatcaatatcaataatcATATTTCTGTATAAAGAcaagcaaaaacatgaaaaagactTTCACTCACTATGCTCTCTGCTCGTTATGCTCACTGACAGAAAACCACAGCTTGGCTGAACCTTCATAATGGTATGAGCCGAAATGTCTTGACTATTGTCATCTCATGTTTGACAGGGAAAATAATACCACAAATGAGAAGATGGAAAAACTGAGAACTCACCCATGATCTGGTAAATAGTGGATAAATGTTCCTCCTATAACAAGAGCCACTGAAATGCCAAAGAAGAAGCCCACCCTCATGTTCCACACATCCACCACAGGGTCACTGGAAAAGCCATGGTAATCAGGATTCTAAAAAGCACAGAGGGGGACAAATTATAGACGAGAGGCATCCAACACAGTACAGATCTTCAACTGGTTTCACTTGGCCATAGAAGTCCATCATGATGGATTTTCCACCATTTTGACTTAACTAAAAAACATTAATAAGATAATATAAGATAGACTTTGATTTAGacaaaaaactttattgtcattcagtaaacagcaagTGTACATCGAGTGAAATTTCATTGCaacaggctcagcacagggtagagaatatttaaaaagtgtgtatatatatatatatatatatatatatatatatatatatacacacacacacacacacacacacacactctttttatttctctctctctatatatatatatatatacgtctgtgtgtgtgtgtatatatatatatatataaataaaaagtatgttGTGATATGTACaagcaaataaaatgcaatgtAAATAAACAGTATGTAGAATAAACAGCAGGAATGTACACTGAGGTTATATTAAAGTGCATTAGTGAAGAATGACCTGAGGCATTAACAGTGATGCAAaaatgctcatttagagttcagcagtctaATGACCTGGGGGAAAAAGCTGAtacagaacctggtggtcctgcaggGAGAACAGGCCATGGTGGGGGTGTGAGGAGTCACTGATGATGTTTCTGGCACAGGACATGGAGCGTTTAGGTCcaatgtcctgaatggaggggagagatgTCCAAATCTGCTTtcctcaccactctcctcacattcttTCAATCAGCggaactgcagcctccacaccacacagagatgcagttGGTCAAGATGCTATCAATGGTGCTTCTGTAGAATGTAGTGAGGACGGACAAGGGCAGGTGGGCTCTTTGCATCCTGCATAGGAAGTGCAGGCGTTGCTGTGCCCTCTTGAACAGTAACgcagtgttcacagaccaggtgaggttGTGACGTGCACCCCAaggaacttggtgctgctgaccacctccATAGCCATGTTGTTGAGGAGAAGTGAAGCGTGGCTGTGCTGGTTCTTCCTGAAGTCAACAATGATCTCTTTGGTTTTGTCCACATTCAGGATCAGGTTGTTGTCATTGCACCAGCCCGCCAGCTGCCCGACCTCCTCTCTGTAGGCCAGGTCATTGTCGTCCCTGATGAGGGCCACCACGGTTGTCTTGCCCACAAACTTCACTAAGTGGTTGGTGGCAGCCCTTGGTGTGTAGTCATGTGTCATCAGGGTGAACAGCACAGGGACGTGCTGAAGCCCAGGGGTCCCAGTTTATCTACCAGATTCTGTGGAATGATGGTATCAAACGCTGAACTGAAGTCCAGAAACAGCATCCGCATGTGAGTGTTCTTCTGGTCCAGGTGTGCAAGGCTCAGgtagagagcagaggagatggcGTCCTCAGTGGAGCGGTTAGGCCAGTAGGCAAACTGGAAGGGGTCGAACATGGGAGGGAGTCTGGGGATGATATGCTCCTCCTTTACGTCATTGAGTGATGTGATCCGAGGTTTTTTGGCACTGGGATGACCGTTGGCTTGatccagtgaggtgttaatgTCCGTTAGAATGTAAGCCAGCTGATCTGCACATTCCCTGAGCATCTGCCCATTGTCAGGGCCCAGGGCATTCCGTGAATTGACTCTCCTCAGAGACCTCCATACATTAGCTGTGTCGAGACAGAGTGCCTCTTTATCCTGCTGGGGAACAATTTTTCTCTGCAGGACTGCTGTTTAGTGCATCAAACCTCCCAAAGAAGATATTGAGATTGTTGAGGAAGtctgcatcatcatcacatgCAGGAGGGGCTATCTTGTAGTTTGTGCCAGCCCGTATGCCTTGCCACATATTCCTGGTGTTGGTAGCGTCATGGAAAAAATCCTGGATTTTTTTGGCTGTGGGCACGCTTTGCTAGTCTGTTGGCACGGTTCAAGTTGGCTCTCGCTGTTCTCAGTGCCTCCATGTCTCCCAACTTGAAGGCTGAGTTCCATGCCTTTCGCATTTTTTGTACATCCACAATCATCCAGGGTTTTTGGTTAGCGGGTGATGATGTTCTTCACGTTGTTGACGTCATCCATGCATTTGTTGATGAAGCCTGAAACAGTCATGGCATACTCATCTATGTTGGTGTGATCACTGTAAGAGGCAGCTTCCTTGAACATGTCCAAGTCAGTGCACTCAAAACAGTCCTGTGGTGCCTCCATAGCCCACTCAGACCACACCCTCACTTGCCTCACTGTAGGTTTTTATCTGATCAGCAGGGGCTTGTATGCAGGAATTGGCATAACAGACAACTGGTATGAAGAGCTGAGGTCGGGGCAGGGGGCTACTCTGAATGCATCCTTGATATTTGTGTAGGCCTTGTCTAGTGTGTTCACTGGTTGCACAATCCACATGCTAGGGGAAATGTGGGAAAACTGGCTTCATGTTTGCCTGGTTAAAATCCCCAGCAGCAATCGGCACGGAATGTAGCTTGCCCCTCGATGCTAACCGCATTGTCCAGAATTGATGAGTTGAGCCATGTCTCTGTCAGAATTATTGCGCAGCAGTTCCTTATCTCCCGggcttcagggcatttaatcattcgcaactggactttgtcagtttgtcttggaagacgtttcgcctctcatctgagcaggcttcatcagttcatgcgcaccagactagataggacagctctagtctaatgaaatggtgttcaagtatttatcctctgagtgaggccaacccccaaaaccaaggatggtatcactctattaTGAGGCAAACcatcccccattaaggcggggtagggtgcgacccttgggtgtcaacgactGTTGAACAGTGGGTGCAGTAGCACAGCATGCCACTTGGACACAGGCCGGGGTCTGATCACCCTCGGTCAGGTTGCCTGCGAGGAGGGTGTCTATTGTAAGACCCAAAACACCCGGTGACTCCAAGAAATAACACTGATGATGTGTACAAGGTTGTGCATCAGTAGGTGTATTATTAACTTTGGGGTGCACACatattctccctctctcagaaAGAGTTAGCTATTTTATTCTGCcagatttctccttttttgtgtACGTTGCAGACTTTAAGTCTTATCTGAAGAGAAGCTATGAAATCTGTACCATAGAATCACACATGCATCACAATTTAACAAACTCAATGGGACTTGGTGTTTTTTCAAAGTAAGATATTAACGCAAAGCACatcacaaatacatacataggAATATGATTTAGTGGATAAAAATTAAACACATAAACTGTATCTCTAAAAAAAATATCCTTTGAAATAAAAACCAAATGCTTTTATTGTATCAATGAGTATGTATCATGAGCTGTTTTCCAGGGAGTAGGGATTATTCCCTACTATTCCAGTAGACAGATAAAAGTGATAAAGTATGCATTCAGCAAACAGTAGCACTGAGAGATTCATAAAACGAGAATCCAAATTATGTGCACCAATTGATTTCCTTGCATCAAATGTAAGAGTATCAGTAAAATCCCAGGCAGGTATACTAAAGCTTGAAGAAATGGTACCCTGTGATTTAGCCCAGGATTCAATGTTATGATTCAGATTACTAATATTGTTAACAAAAAGATGAGCAGACTTGGCTTTTCTTAGTGCAGTAGTAAAGCAATTCCTCAGCTGTCTAAATAAAAGTCAATGGGAGGGGGTTTTGGTGCATCCACCTTCAGTCCAAGCTCTGTTTCTTGAATTAAAGAGGTCAGCTAGGTCAGCAGTGAACCACAGACTAGATCTGGCTTTTACCCTAATTTTCTTAAATGGAGCATGATTATTAACAATTAAACTAAAAACATTAATGAAATAATTCACACCAAGGTCTGTGTCTCGGATTTTGATGGAGCTTTGGTACAAATCACGAAGAAAGGCTTGATTgataaaatgttttgatttccCCTAGTAATCATATGTGAAGTTAATTTCTTCATGCTCACATGTCCGATGCAGGCTGTAAGATAGTGATCACTTATCCCacgatcaaaaaaaaaaaacaataatttatcAGGTTTTTTAAAGAGTATGATATCAACTAGGCTGGATTTTAAGATGTCATGTGGATTTGGTCATGTGGGTTCATCAAATTCATACCAATACAAAATTCAGCTTGTTTGATGCAGATGATAACCAGTAAAGATTGAGATCACCATTCACCAAAATAACTACCTCTAAGGTTACGAGGTGACAGGAGCTCAGCCAATTTATCCAAGGCCTAAGGCCTAAGTATTAAGCCTTAAATGAATGCAAATCTACTGTATGAGAGGAAGAGCTCAATGTATTTTGGACAGACTGGTAATGCCTACACGTGGAGGCATGGGTAACTGGAATTAAAATATTTGGGTTCCTTAAATTAATCTGAGTATTCAATACATCAACCGGTTTAGCTCAGTTTGAAATTCTCACTGGAATGGCCATAGGTGTGTGAGTGGGGTTCGACTCAGTAACATCATAACCCATTGGGTTGAAAGCAGTTACACTGGGATTACAACTAAAGCTAAAAGGCAGGCAGGCCAAGCACATCAAGATGAGGGCAGCGTTGCCACAACAAATTCAATTTGTCAATAAAACCAAATTGTAAGTAGCAGCACTGAGACTGAAGCCAGTTGTTCAACTGCAACAGTGCCCTGAAGCATCAAGCACAATGGTTGAGAGAAGATAAAAATGTCCCTTCTCAGTGAGCTTAAGTCACAgcatatttatattgttatatttttcactttttaaatagcttctttttaatagatgtgtcatgcaccaaccacaccaaagcaaattccttgtatgtgtcaaatcgtacttggcaataaagctttctgattttgattctgaATAGATATTTAGTCTGGGATTTCTCCAAATTCATTCAGCAAAAATGTTCGGTTTTTATTTCAAAGGATACTTTTTATATATGTAATTGACACTGttcatatgttttatttt includes these proteins:
- the ndufb11 gene encoding NADH dehydrogenase [ubiquinone] 1 beta subcomplex subunit 11, mitochondrial — encoded protein: MLTQLSRLGPALPRLLANPAARFVSQSSTSGAAASNAVTELQQAGEKAGHGEVSEYVKNPDYHGFSSDPVVDVWNMRVGFFFGISVALVIGGTFIHYLPDHGMRQWARREAERVIQQREKEDLPLIEENYYDPHKIILPTAGEA